GCCGGATGGACCCGGACGGAATCATTTGAAAAGCTTGATCAGGCGCGAATCAACCAGGAAATTGATCTCAATCTGACCGGCGTCTGTTCACTTTCGACGGCATTTGCACAGAAAATGGCGGCCAACGGCCGTGGGGCTTTTGTCTTTATATCCTCGGTTAACGCACTTTCGCATTTCGGCAATCCAGCCTATGCAGCAGCCAAGGCCGGCATCAATGCTTTTGCACGCGCTATCGCGGTTGAATATGGGCAACAGGGATTGCGTGCCAATGTTGTATGCCCCGGCTCTATTCATACGCCTGCATGGGATCATCGCATCGCGAAAGACCCCGCTGTTCTCGACAAGCTCAAGCGCCTTTATCCGCTGGGCCGTATTGTCAACGTTAATGAGGTGGCCGAAGCGGTTGCCTTTCTCGCGTCTGACCGGGCGTCCGGCATAACCGGCACAATTCTGCCGGTCGATGCCGGACTCATGGCCGGTTGCAGACCTTTTATTGAAGATATCCTAGGTGGGAACTGAGTGATGAAAAATGTTTCCCTGCGTGGAATTACCAAATCTTTCGGACAGATGAATGTTCTGGATCGCGTTGATCTGGAGATTGAGGATGGCGAGTTTCTCGTCCTCGTTGGTCCGTCTGGCTGTGGTAAGTCCACACTTTTACGTATGGTCGCGGGACTGGAGCCAATTTCCGGTGGCGATCTGATCATTGGTGGCGAACGCG
The genomic region above belongs to Ochrobactrum quorumnocens and contains:
- a CDS encoding SDR family oxidoreductase, which codes for MEHSGEFAGKSVLITGAGGGVGTALVKMFSSRGAKIIGCDSSLEVMQADNFYSRHAFDLLDRHSLQSAVNTITHADGVPDIVINNAGWTRTESFEKLDQARINQEIDLNLTGVCSLSTAFAQKMAANGRGAFVFISSVNALSHFGNPAYAAAKAGINAFARAIAVEYGQQGLRANVVCPGSIHTPAWDHRIAKDPAVLDKLKRLYPLGRIVNVNEVAEAVAFLASDRASGITGTILPVDAGLMAGCRPFIEDILGGN